CTCAGGAGTGCCTTCTAGAGAAGTCCATGTTGGACAACAGGAAGAGCTTTCTGGTGGCTCGCATCAGTGCACAGGTAGGGACAGGGATAGACGGTGGCCCTCAAGGGACTGATGCCAGGCTTTTGGTTTACTCTCGATCCCCAACTTATAGCCCTGTCCTGGCTTCTAGGTGGTGGATTACTACAAGGAGGCGTGCCGGGCCTTGGAGAACCCTGATACCGCCTCACTGCTGGGCCGGATCCAGAAGGACTGGAAGAAGCTGGTACAGATGAAGATCTACTACTTTGCGGCTGTGGCTCATGTGAGGGCACCGTGGCcaccagggctgggctgggctgagttGCCATAGCCCAGGAAGTAAGTAGCGATGTCTCTTCTTTCCCAGTTGCACATGGGGAAGCAGGCTGAGGAGCAGCAGAAGTTCGGAGAGCGAGTGAGTGAGCCGTGGCCAGGAGGGGACTCTGGACTGGTCCCAGCCTTGTTAGTCAGATCCTTGTGGGGACCCTTCTTCTGTCTCTCACCCCCACATCCCTGGCGGCCCCCCGCCGTAGACCTGGTGTTTCTCATGTGTTGTCCCATTTGTGCAGCCTTCATCCCCAGGGGACGGAGGAGGCACAGCAGGCTCCCCTTAGGGGATGGCTGGTGGGAGATGTAGGCTGTGGGGTGGAGCTGGTAGACGCTAACCATGGTGCTGTTGGCTGGACTGGTGCGTGGCTACCTCCTCAGCTCCTTGTCTTCTGATGGGTCACCTGATGGCCAGATGGCTCGGTGGGGGTTGGGGTGGCGGAAAGAGTAGGGTCCAAGCAGGGAAGGACGGACTGGTCTCTGTCCCCCGCAGGTCGCGTACTTCCAGAGTGCCCTGGACAAGCTCAATGAAGCCATCAAGCTGGCCAAGGTAAAGATGAGGAAGAGCCTGGCTGCCCCTCGGAGCCTGAGAGAACAAGGAGCAAGCCTGGTGGGGCTGAGGGGTCTCCTGGCACTGGCTGTGGTTGGCACTGAGCACCCCCATCCCTACCCTACAGGGCCAGCCTGACACCGTGCAAGACGCACTTCGCTTCACTATGGACGTCATTGGGGGAAAGTGAGTTTCTGGGGCTCGGGGTGGCTCTGGTTCCTTCTTGTTAGGAGGGGTCTTGGCCTTTTGCCTGCATCGTTGGGAGGAAGCCACCAGGGCCAGAGAGTAGTGGCCCACGTGGGAGGCTAGGTCCTGGATCCCTGCTGATCACTCAAgactccccattcctccttctCCTGACCCCCAGATACAATTCTGCGAAGAAGGACAATGATTTCATCTACCACGAGGCTGTCCCAGCACTGGACACCCTTCAGCCTGTAAAAGGTCTGAAGCTGAGGGGAGGCCGAGGATTGGGGTAGGGATGAAGATGGGACAGAAGAGAGGCAGTCGAGGTTCGAGTGGGCCTGGTCTCTACGATTCTTCCTCACCCCTCCCAGGTGCCCCCTTGGTGAAGCCCTTACCAGTGAACCCCACAGACCCAGCTGTTACGGGCCCTGACATCTTCACCAAACTGGTACCCATGGCTGCCCATGAAGCCTCGTCGCTGTACAGGTGGGCGGGACAGGCAGGCCCTATTAGCCCAGGTTGGGTTGGGATACCTCAAAGAGACATGGGCTTCCAGCAAATTGCTGTCACTTCTCCTGCAGTGAGGAGAAGGCCAAGCTGCTTCGGGAGATGATGGCCAAGATTGAGGACAAGAATGAGGTCCTGGAGTGAGTGCaaggctggggtgggaggcaTGGAGGGTACACACCAGACCTCTGTGGGGTCCCCAGTGCTGCCTGCGACAGGGAGAGGAGTAAATGAAAGGTCTGTTGACACCAGCAGGCCTCCTGGCTGCGCCCTCCCTGCCCAGGGTCTTGTATGCTAGATTTGTAAGTTGAGAGTCACGCATTTTGAGAGGAGGATGTCCCATTGTTTCCAGCAGTGCACTGGGCATGTTCTGTGGTGGCAGTTGGGAtgctgatttgttgtctgttAGGACCTCAGACCTTGCTTCCGTGGTGGGGGCTTGCCCTGGTGGGCTCCTTGTGTAGCTGAGGGGTTGAGCCAGCACCCACCTGGTCCCGTTGCCCCCCAACAGCCAGTTCATGGATTCAATGCAGCTGGATCCTGAGACAGTGGACAACCTTGATGCCTACAGCCACATCCCACCCCAGCTTATGGAGAAGTGTGCGGCTCTCAGTGTCCGGCCCGACACTGTCAGGAACCTCGTCCAGTCCATGCAAGGTGAGTGAGGAGGAAAAGCAAGCAGGTGGAGGGCGGGAACGTGGGAGTCATCTGCTGCGGCCTTCTCTGTGTCCCTTGTTGACCGAGGATGGAGGTTTTCACCTCTCCCAGCACCCATCACAGCACCCACCGCACACTTCAGCGAACCACCGCACCCTGTGCGCCCTCTGTCTGCACTGCTCAGCCAGCACTGGGCTGCACGCAAGCCTGACTGAGGGGGCAGTTCTGTCTCCTGGGGGATGGGCCAGAGTGGGTGCCTGGTCTGCCTGCCACAGGAGCTGACCCCGCCTCCTCTAAACACGCCCCCAGTGCTGTCAGGTGTGTTCACGGATGTGGAGGCCTCCCTGAAGGACATCAGAGACCTGCTGGAGGAGGATGAGCTGCTAGAACAGAAGATGCAGGAGGCAGTGAGCCAGGCAGGGGCCAGCACGGCTGTCTCCAAGGCCGAGTTGGTAGAGGTGAGGCGAGAATGGGCCAAGTACATGGAGGTCCACGAGAAGGCCTCCTTCACCAACAGTGAGCTGCACCGCGCCATGAATCTGCATGTTGGCAACCTGCGCCTGCTCAGTGGTCCTCTGGACCAGGTCCGGGCCGCCCTGCCCACGCCAGCCCTCACCCCAGGTGAGCCCCCTACCTGTCCCCATGGGGAGAGGCTTGGTGCTGGGGTTTTCTCTGGCCTCACTGACCACTGCCGCTCCCAGAGGACAAGGCAGTGCTGCAGAACCTGAAGCGCATCCTGGCCAAGGTGCAGGAGATGCGGGACCAGCGTGTGTCCCTGGAGCAGCAGCTGCGTGAGCTTATCCAGAAAGATGACATCACGGCGTCACTGGTTACCACAGACCATTCAGAGATAAAGGTGGGGCTGGGTGAGCAGTGTGCAGGGGCTGACTCTAGGCTTCACCCTTAGGTGGTGAGGCCCTGAGTGTCTGTCCTCCACCCCCCATCACACTCCCTCAGAAGCTGTTTGAGGAGCAGCTGAAGAAGTATGACCAGCTGAGGGTGTACCTAGAGCAGAACCTGGCCGCCCAGGACAACATTCTCCGGGCACTGACAGAGGCCAACGTGCAGTACGCATCTGTGCGGCGggtgctcagtgaactggaccaAAAGTTAGTGTCTGGCCCTGTGCCTCTACCCAGTCCTGCCCAGAGCTGGGCTCCAGTTACTCACCTCCTGCCGGCCCTTCTGCCCGCCAGGTGGAACTCCACACTGCAGACCCTGGTGGCCTCCTATGAAGCCTACGAGGACCTGATGAAGAAGTCCCAGGAGGGCAAGGACTTCTATGCAGACCTGGAGAGCAAGGTGGCCGCTCTCCTGGAACGGGCACAGTCTACCTGCCAGGCCCGCGAGGCAGCCCGCCAGCAGCTCCTGGACAGGTGAGtgtggccctggggctggggtgcggctgcacCCCAGACCGAGGTCGGGCTGAGGGGCTGTGTGGCTCCACTTCTTCCCTACCTCGTCCTACAGGGAGCTGAAGAAGAAGCCGCCGCCACGGCCCACAGCCCCAAAGCCGCTGCTGCCCCGCAGGGAGGAGGGCGAGGCAGTGGAGGCAGGGGACCTGCCTGAGGAGCTGCGCAGCCTGCCCCCCGACACCTTCCTGGGGGCGGCTGCCCCACTCCACTTCCCCCCTGGCCCCTTCCCCAGCTCTGCAGGCCCAGGACCCCACTATCTCTCAGGTGCCTTGCCGCCTGGTACCTACTCAGGCCCTGCCCAGATGTTGCAGCCCAGGGCCCCCCAGGCCCTAGGGCACCCTGTGGTGGCCCTGGCACCTGGACCTGCTCTCTACACACCCGGGGCCTACACACCAGAGCTGGGCCTCATGCCGCGATCTTCGCCGCAGCATGGCATGCTGAGCAGTCCCTATGGGGGGGTGGGGCCCACCCCACCGGCTGCAGGCCTGCCCTCAGCCCCACCTCCCCAGTTCTCGGGTGCTGAGTTGGCCGTGGGGATTCGGCCAGCCACCACCACAGTAGATAGCGTCCAGGCCCCCATCTCCAGCCACACAGCACCACGGCCAAACCCTGCCCCTGCTCCTCCCCGGCCCCGCTTTCCGGGGCCGCCCCCCCAGCCGCTGCCCGTGCCCTACACATACCCGATGGGGGCCAAGCCACCCCTCGCAGTTCCCCCCGCCCAGCACCACTTTTCTCCTGGGATGCCCACAGGTTTTTCAGCCCCGAGGACTGGGCCCCAGCCTCATCCCACACGAGCGGTGTTTGGGCCCCAGCCTCCCCAGCAGCCCCTTCCACTCCAGCATCCGCACCTCTTCCCGCCCCAGGCTCCAGGACTGGTACCCCCACAGACCCCCTATCCCTTTGCCCCTCAGCCTGGTGTCCTGGGGCAGCCACCACCCACCCTgcacacccagctctacccaggcCCCTCTCAGGACCCTCTGCCTCCCCACTCAGGGGCGCTGCCtttccccagccctgggccccctcagcctccccatcccaccctggcATATggtcctgccccttcccccaggcCCCTGGGCCCCCAGGGCCCCCCCCTTTCCATTCGAGGCCCTCCGCCTGCCAGCCAGCccgcccccactccccacctggtGCCTTCACCTGCCCCGTCACCGGGGCCTGGCCCCGTACTTCCTCGGCGCCCTGCAGCAGAGCCAGCCGTGTGTCTGCGCCGAGGTGCTGCGAGTGCAGATCTGCTCTCCTCCAGCCCTGAGAGTCAGCATGGAGGCGCTCAGCCTCCTGGGGGTGGGCAGCCTCTGCTGCAGCCCACTAAGGTGGATGCGGCTGAGGGCCGGCGGCCACAGGCCCTGCGGCTGATCGAGCAGGACCCCTACGAGCACCCGGAGAGGCTGCAGCAGTTGCAGCAGGAGCTGGAGGCCTTTCGGGGCCAGCTGGGCGATGCAGGGGCTCTGGACGCTGTCTGGCGGGAGCTGCAAGACGCACAGGAGCACGATGCCCGTGGCCGTTCCATCGCCATCGCCCGCTGCTACTCACTGAAGAACCGGCACCAGGACGTCATGCCCTACGACAGCAACCGTGTGGTGCTGCGCTCGGGCAAGGACGACTACATCAACGCCAGCCGCGTGGAGGGGCTCTCACCGTACTGCCCACCTTTGGTGGCCACCCAGGCCCCCCTGCCTGGCACAGCTGCCGACTTCTGGCTCATGGTGCATGAGCAGAAAGTGTCAGTCATTGTGATGCTCGTGTCCGAGGCCGAGATGGAAAAGGTGAGAGGGAGAGGTTGGGTGGGTGCCCAGCAGGGAAACTGGACAACCAGCCCTAACTGCCCTGATTGTCCTTCAGCAAAAGGTGGCTCGCTACTTCCCTACCGAGAGGGGCCAGCCCATGGTGCACGGTGCCCTGAGCTTGGCCCTGAGCAGTGTCCGCACCACCGAGACCCACGTGGAACGGGTGCTGAGCCTGCAGTTCCGGGACCAGAGCCTCAAGCGCTCGCTCGTGCACCTCCACTTCCCCACATGGCCGGAGTTGTGCGTCTGCTGCCCTGGGCGGTGGttggggggctgggagggtggtgcaGCCTTGGATCAGGTCTGGCTCAGAGATGCCGCCCCACCCCGCAGAGGCCTGCCGGACAGCCCCAGCAACCTGCTGCACTTCATCCAGGAGGTGCACGCTCATTACCTGCATCAGCGCCCCCTGCACACGCCTGTCGTCGTCCACTGCAGGTAGGTGTGGGTAGCTCCCGAGTGGCCCTCCTCTGGGGGCTCCTGGGCTGGCCTTACAGCCCCTTCCTGCTGCAGCTCCGGGGTGGGCCGCACGGGAGCCTTCGCACTGCTCTACGCGGCTGTGCAGGAGGTGGAGGCTGGAAGTGGGATCCCTGAGCTGCCTCAGCTGGTGCGGCGCATGCGGCAGCAGAGGAAACACATGCTGCAGGAGAAGGTGAGGGCCCGGGCGGGAGCTGGGATGGGCCCTCCATCCTGGGTGACGGGCCCTGCCCGGCTGACCAGGCCCAATGCGCCCCTGCAGCTGCATCTCAGGTTCTGCCATGAGGCGGTGGTGAAACACGTGGAGCAGGTCCTGCAGCGCCACGGCGTGCTCCTTCCGTGCAAGCCCGCAGCTGGCGCCAGTGTCACCcagaaggtgagggagggagctcCTGGGGGCTGCTAGGACTGACACTGCCTCGTGGACTCCGTCTTCACCCACTCTTGTCTCCTCAGAATCATCTTCCTCAGGACTCCCAGGACCTGGTTCTCGGTGGGGATGTGCCCATCAGCTCCATCCAGGCCACTATCGCCAAGCTCAGCATCCGGCCTCCCGGGGGCTTGGATTCCCCAGCTGCCGGCCTGCCAGGCCCTGTAGAGCCCCCAGGCCTGCTGCCACCcagcctcccagagtccacccagctcccatcctcctccccaccccctctctcttCACCCCTGCCTGAGGCCCCCCCGCCTGAGGAGGAGCAGCCGGTACCTGAGGTCCCCAGCCCGGGGCCCCCCTCCTCCTCGCTGGAGCTGCTGGCCTCCCTAACTCCTGAGGCCTTCTCTCTGGACAGCTCCTTGAGGGGAAAGCAGCGGATGAGCAAGCATAACTTTCTGCAGGCCCATAACGGGCAGGGTCTGCGGGCTGCCCGGCCCACTGACGACCCCCTCAGCCTTCTGGATCCACTCTGGACACTCAACAAGACCTGAACAGGGTTTGCCTGCCTGGTCCTTACACTATGTTGTCTCCCATGCCAGTCTGCCCCTCTTGAGGTGGGGCCTAGTCTTACTCCCATTCCTGCTGCCTTCAGCCCTGCCTGGCCCAGCCCACAGCTCTATGGGGTAGAGATGCATCACGGGTCTTGGGTCAGGTTCTGCTCCTTTGTGGGACCTGACATTTTCAGCTCTTTGCTGTTGAATAAACAAACCTGTTCTGTGGCCAGTGTTTGCTCAGCGCTGCTCcccgggaggtgggggggggctgGGCCCCAGCAACACCACCTTCAGTAAGCGTGGATGTGGAGGGGGTCACCTTGGTTTCCACACCTGTGAAGTGGTTATGCAAGAAGGCCTCTAGAGCTGGCTTGCTAAACTTCCCCAGCCTGTAAACTGTTCCTCTGACTTGTATGGCTTCTGGCAGGAGCTGCTGTGAGCTGAGAACGGTCTAACCAAGTGCTGCACTTCAGGCACCGGGAGGGTGTAAATGATGCCAGAGCTCATCCAGGGGAAGACACAAGTGGCTCACAAAGCCCCTGGCTgatgatgtgatttttaaaaaaaagtttaatattaCAGTCACGAGGCAGGACAGGACAGTTCAGAGGCAGCTTCCCAAAGATTCAGCTCTTCCCCCAGTCCAGGTCCAGCGCATTGCCCCACAGAGCACCCCAGCCAGACGGGCAGGGAGGCCCACCCTCAGTCCAGCTTCTCCAGCACAGAGGGCACGTACACTAGGCTGAGCTCGCTGCCAAAGTTGCAGACAATGGCAGCATTGTCCAGCACCAGGATCTGGCGGGCCGGCTGGGCCTCGCTGTTCTTCCCCAGGTAGACTGTCTGTAACAGGTCCCCGTAGTTTAGGTCCCAAAAGGAAACACAGCCCTGGCCGCCGGTCACCAGCAGGTTGTCTGAGATGACACCCAAGCTTGCACCACAGCCCAGGTCCTGGAGGCAAGGACAGGACAGGCTTGGTGTCTTGAATCCTTCCCTAAAACACCGAGAATCCCGTGGCCCCCAACATGCCTACCTGCTGAATGGAGTAGAGCCTGATGCCTGTGCTGCGGTCCCAGATGCTGATGAGGTCATCTAGGCCACTGCTGATGACGCAGGAGGTGGTACAGGTGAGGGAGGTGACATCCCCACGGTGAGCGAACATGTGGCTGACCCGGCTGCCAGTCAGCACATCCCACAGGCAGATGGCCCCATCTTGTCCTCCACTGGCCAGCACCATGGTCTAAGGGAACAGGCACAGGGGAGCTGGTCACTGTGGTGAAACACCTCTGTCCACAAGGGTGGCTTAGTGCCCTGGTGGGTGGGAACCCTCACTCTGCTTCACAGAGGCCCTTGGGGACCAGCTCCCAGGAGTTAGAAACAAGGGCCATGGGCCTGGCTTGGTACCCCTGCACCCCGCCCATGGCCCTCACCTGGTCAATGTACACAGTCGTGATGGCCCCTGAGTGGCCTTGCAGGGTGAAGAGGCAGCATGAGTCCTCCAGGCGGTACACCTGGGGCAGGAACAGGTATCAGATTCTGGTCTCTCTGGGATTTTCCAAATCACACTTCAGCCAGGAATTCCCTTCCACAGTTCATCCAGGACACCTCCAGCCACTCCCTGGCTGACCCCATGTGCTCCCCACCCCCTGTGCTGGGCCACCCCAGTGCCCAAGAGATGGTGCCAACACTTACTCTCAGTGTGTGGTCCTGGCTCCCAGTCACGAGGCGCCCGGCAGCTGCCTTCAGGGCTGTGATGGGCTTCTGGTGTGCACAGGGCACTGTGTGGGTCAGGTGACAAGCCACTGCGTCACTGCTGCTGTACATAGGGGATGTGGGGGAACTACCCCGCCCCGGGGCCCCTGGGGACAACAGGCCAAGTGAGGGATCTCCGAGAAGACACCCTGCAGGCAGCCCCTGTGCTCCACCCACACCCACCAGGTGCAGGCACCCAGCCCAGTCCAGGTCCCCTGACCTCGGAACTGCAGTGGGCTGAGGGCTGTGTGAGTCTCCAAGGAGAAGAAATCAAGGGAACCGTTGAGCCGGGCAGCCACAATCCTGGAAGAGAAGAGCGGCTCTCCCTTAGATCCCCCAGCCTTGGGGCTGAGCACCACGGGCCCTTGACAGGCCCTTCCTACTGGCTGTGGGAACAGTGGAGCCATGAGGGACCGTGGCCAAGAGGGAAGCACAGGTGCTGGGGACCAGGTTGCAACTCCAATTattaacctctgtgcctcagagtcttcatctgtgaaatgggaacaacTGTAGCCACCTCTCAGCGTGGTCATGAGGAGTAAATGAGCTAGTATGTGTAAAGTGGTACCTGGGGAACATCATGTAagattggaaattaaaaacaaaaacaagggggATGGGCAGTCCCCCTCCACGGCCTGGAGCTAAAGGAAAGGCTTCAGGGGAGGAGAAACAGGACCTAAGGTGGGGCTATGTTTTAGAGCCACAGAAGGTGCTGCTGTCTACATCACAGAAAAGCAGCTTCAACCCAAGCACCACCTGCTCCATTTCCTTTTTCCACAAAGAAATAAGGATTATTCTCCACTGCCCCGATTCCTAGGCACAGGTTGACGGGCAGAGATGGAGACATTTGCCGTGTGGCCCCAAAGCTTTGAAGTGGGTGGGGTTCACAATCTTACTCCAGCAAAGGGCAATGCACATCTTCACCTCTGCCCATAATCTGAAGGATCTATGGCAGAGATGGGGAAGGCACAGAacaggggtgggagggaaagggaggagagaccATGGAACTTTGAGGGTTGAGCTGAGACATGTGGGCTGTCcctaaacttcaaaaaaaaaaaaaacagcagcagGGGAGAATTTCCAAGCGTGGAGAGCACAGTGAACTTGGCCAGACTGCAGGGTAGGATGTTAGCTAAATAAGGCCTGAGCAAGAAGCCTGGCAATGGCAGGAATGACAGCAGCAGCCAACAGAAACTGAGAGGTAAGAGCAAGGGGTATCCCCACCCCAAGAAAATAAGGCTCCAGCTTTAGCTTAGATGGTGGGACCACGAACGGTCAGGGACCCTGTGAGGAAGAGCCAGCATGGGTCAGGCAGGTGAAGCGTTCAGCAAAGGCACCTGGTCATGGGTGAGGCCCAGGTTTCTCAGCCCAGAGGTGGGAGCTCAAGCCTGAGAAGCTGGGGATCCTCCTCTCCCAGGGAGTGTGTGATCGAGCCCTGGCAACACCCAGCCAACAGCCGTGCTGAGGAGGGAGGCATGGACAGTGTCCAGCATCAAAGGGGAAGAAAAGACGGTTCTTCTGAAAATGCATTTTTCTGTAACTGAAAACCCAGGAAACCTAGAAAGGTCAGTATTGACAGGCTACCTAGAGCAACTCTGACTTCAGAAGGGTGAGGAGAACTGCTCACTCtccatgtgccaggccctattCTAAGTGCTTCCTACCTGTTAACTCTTTGAGCTGTCCCCCTCCCACTGAGGTGGACTACCTGCTGTTCACAGGTGTGGGGCTTGGCACCGAGTAGGGAAGTCAAGTCACACACCAGTGAAGGGGAAGCAGGGCTCAAACCTCAGAGTGTGCTGGGCTGGGCTGTCTAGGGTTGAGGCAGGCATCCTAGCACTCGCACCTTTTGTCCAGGAAGACGAGGGCCGTGATGCCCGAGGAGACCTCCTCGCTGCTGCAGCGCAGAGTGCCCTCGATGGCGTCCCACACCTGCAGGCCCAGAGGCTGTGAGCACCTGCGAGCTGGGAGGGCCCACAAACCCCCTGCACAGACAgcccctctgcccacctccagcccctctgcccacctccagcccctctgcccacctccagcCGGCCACTGCTCCGCCCCACCACGATGAGGCTGCCCTGCAGCTCCAGGCTCCAGATGGAGCCATCTGCGCTGGGGGCCCAGGCGAGGGAAGGGGAGCCCTTCTCAGGAGGAAAGCCCCCCTCGTCCTCAGGGGCCTGGGGCAGCGTGGGCCCGGGCGAGGGTGGGCGCAGGGCTGGTGTGTGGACGGGAGCCATTCCCTCCTCCTGGTACAGTCGCTGCACCAGGTGGCTGAAGTCATAGCCTGGGGAGGCCTGAGCACGGCGGCAGCCCGCCCGGTACCGGGGCTCGGGCTGAGCGGGCTCTAGGAGCTGTGGCTGCGCTGAGAAGTTGGTGTCGATCAAGCAGGTGAGGTCCGGCTGGTCCCCGAAGAGGGAAGGTGGTGGAGGGCCCCGGGGACGATGCCGTAGCGGAGGACTGTCCCCAGGCTCCTCTGGACCACCCTTCCCACCGTCCGACAGCTGTTCCCAGCTCTCCTGAGCCTCCAACACGCTGCCAACACCACTGTCCTGGCGCTGcctgctggggggcagggagggtggggtgagGACAGTGGGGCACAGATGCAGGGCAGGGcatgggtgggaggtggggggtacCTACCCCGGGTGTGGGATGCGAGTGAGGCAGTCTCCAGTCTGCGCGTCCCACACACACACGTGGCCTGCCAGGCAACAGCTCACCAGCAGCATCCCGTCACTGGCCAGACACTCGATGTCCTGCGGAAGCACAGCATGGACATGGACATGGGCACGGGCGCTGGCGTCTGCGTGGCCCAGGCCTCAGGCGCCCCCAGCTCCCACCCGCGCTCACCATGAGGTGCCCGCGCAGCACCAGGGGCACAATCTCCGTCTCGGGTGGCGCGTAGCCGTAGTCATCGCAGGGGAGCTCCccacgccgccgccgcccgggccCCGAGCCGGGTTGCCCATAGTTGCGAGGGCAGAGCACGCGGTATAGGCAGAGCAGCAGCAGCACGAGGACGATGCCCGAGGCCAAGCCGAGTGCCGCCACCCTACGCCGGGCGGAGCCTGGTGAGGCGTGCCCCATCCCCCCCCATCCCTGCCAGCCGCCCCCCTCCCTCGTGGGCCTTACTTGTACAGGGTGATGTCTCTGTGCGCCTGCGCCGTGCCTGGCCCCTTGGGGCCGGCCTCCCAGAGCCCACCCTGCCCAGGCGGCGGCGGGGGCCAGGCACTGCGGCCGTCCTGAGGGTGCCGCCCCTCCAGGGCCTCCCTCGGGTTCAGGCGGAGCGTGACTGGGATGACAGGCAGCAGGCTGATGTACCTGGGGCCGGGCAGCGGGCAGCCTCAGCAGAGATGCCCTCGGAAGGGACCCCCCTCCTGCTGCTGCCCCAGTCCCCCTCTCTGCTCTTCACACgggactcagctcaacctgccaGGCTCCAAGAGCACCCTCTCAGGACAGTCTTCCCAGCATGGGTTGGGGCAGCAGAGGTAAcgtccctccccagcccagctctgGCACCCCAACCTTCCTCTGTCACAGACACCGGCAGCCATCACTGCCATGTCTGTCACCCATTCTGGCTCGGAGTGGGTGGGAGTGAGTGAGGTGGATCTCATTCTGGCCAAGTGGCTGACAGCAACCTATGACTCCCCAGAGCAGGGCCCCGGGCTACTCTTAGGTTGTGGATGCTTGGAGCACTGGCTCCTACTTCACAGCCTTAGGGGTgtttatttgaaaggaaatgc
This genomic interval from Balaenoptera ricei isolate mBalRic1 chromosome 11, mBalRic1.hap2, whole genome shotgun sequence contains the following:
- the PTPN23 gene encoding tyrosine-protein phosphatase non-receptor type 23 isoform X1; the protein is MEAVPRMPMIWLDLKEAGDFHFQPAVKKFVQKNYGENPEAYNEELKKLELLRQNAVRVPRDFEGCSVLRKYLGQLHYLQSRVPMGSGQEAAVSVTWTEIFSGKSVAHEDIKYEQACILYNLGALHSMLGAMDKRMSEEGMKVSCTHFQCAAGAFAYLREHFPHAYSVDMSRQILTLNVNLMLGQAQECLLEKSMLDNRKSFLVARISAQVVDYYKEACRALENPDTASLLGRIQKDWKKLVQMKIYYFAAVAHLHMGKQAEEQQKFGERVAYFQSALDKLNEAIKLAKGQPDTVQDALRFTMDVIGGKYNSAKKDNDFIYHEAVPALDTLQPVKGAPLVKPLPVNPTDPAVTGPDIFTKLVPMAAHEASSLYSEEKAKLLREMMAKIEDKNEVLDQFMDSMQLDPETVDNLDAYSHIPPQLMEKCAALSVRPDTVRNLVQSMQVLSGVFTDVEASLKDIRDLLEEDELLEQKMQEAVSQAGASTAVSKAELVEVRREWAKYMEVHEKASFTNSELHRAMNLHVGNLRLLSGPLDQVRAALPTPALTPEDKAVLQNLKRILAKVQEMRDQRVSLEQQLRELIQKDDITASLVTTDHSEIKKLFEEQLKKYDQLRVYLEQNLAAQDNILRALTEANVQYASVRRVLSELDQKWNSTLQTLVASYEAYEDLMKKSQEGKDFYADLESKVAALLERAQSTCQAREAARQQLLDRELKKKPPPRPTAPKPLLPRREEGEAVEAGDLPEELRSLPPDTFLGAAAPLHFPPGPFPSSAGPGPHYLSGALPPGTYSGPAQMLQPRAPQALGHPVVALAPGPALYTPGAYTPELGLMPRSSPQHGMLSSPYGGVGPTPPAAGLPSAPPPQFSGAELAVGIRPATTTVDSVQAPISSHTAPRPNPAPAPPRPRFPGPPPQPLPVPYTYPMGAKPPLAVPPAQHHFSPGMPTGFSAPRTGPQPHPTRAVFGPQPPQQPLPLQHPHLFPPQAPGLVPPQTPYPFAPQPGVLGQPPPTLHTQLYPGPSQDPLPPHSGALPFPSPGPPQPPHPTLAYGPAPSPRPLGPQGPPLSIRGPPPASQPAPTPHLVPSPAPSPGPGPVLPRRPAAEPAVCLRRGAASADLLSSSPESQHGGAQPPGGGQPLLQPTKVDAAEGRRPQALRLIEQDPYEHPERLQQLQQELEAFRGQLGDAGALDAVWRELQDAQEHDARGRSIAIARCYSLKNRHQDVMPYDSNRVVLRSGKDDYINASRVEGLSPYCPPLVATQAPLPGTAADFWLMVHEQKVSVIVMLVSEAEMEKQKVARYFPTERGQPMVHGALSLALSSVRTTETHVERVLSLQFRDQSLKRSLVHLHFPTWPELGLPDSPSNLLHFIQEVHAHYLHQRPLHTPVVVHCSSGVGRTGAFALLYAAVQEVEAGSGIPELPQLVRRMRQQRKHMLQEKLHLRFCHEAVVKHVEQVLQRHGVLLPCKPAAGASVTQKNHLPQDSQDLVLGGDVPISSIQATIAKLSIRPPGGLDSPAAGLPGPVEPPGLLPPSLPESTQLPSSSPPPLSSPLPEAPPPEEEQPVPEVPSPGPPSSSLELLASLTPEAFSLDSSLRGKQRMSKHNFLQAHNGQGLRAARPTDDPLSLLDPLWTLNKT
- the PTPN23 gene encoding tyrosine-protein phosphatase non-receptor type 23 isoform X2, which gives rise to MGSGQEAAVSVTWTEIFSGKSVAHEDIKYEQACILYNLGALHSMLGAMDKRMSEEGMKVSCTHFQCAAGAFAYLREHFPHAYSVDMSRQILTLNVNLMLGQAQECLLEKSMLDNRKSFLVARISAQVVDYYKEACRALENPDTASLLGRIQKDWKKLVQMKIYYFAAVAHLHMGKQAEEQQKFGERVAYFQSALDKLNEAIKLAKGQPDTVQDALRFTMDVIGGKYNSAKKDNDFIYHEAVPALDTLQPVKGAPLVKPLPVNPTDPAVTGPDIFTKLVPMAAHEASSLYSEEKAKLLREMMAKIEDKNEVLDQFMDSMQLDPETVDNLDAYSHIPPQLMEKCAALSVRPDTVRNLVQSMQVLSGVFTDVEASLKDIRDLLEEDELLEQKMQEAVSQAGASTAVSKAELVEVRREWAKYMEVHEKASFTNSELHRAMNLHVGNLRLLSGPLDQVRAALPTPALTPEDKAVLQNLKRILAKVQEMRDQRVSLEQQLRELIQKDDITASLVTTDHSEIKKLFEEQLKKYDQLRVYLEQNLAAQDNILRALTEANVQYASVRRVLSELDQKWNSTLQTLVASYEAYEDLMKKSQEGKDFYADLESKVAALLERAQSTCQAREAARQQLLDRELKKKPPPRPTAPKPLLPRREEGEAVEAGDLPEELRSLPPDTFLGAAAPLHFPPGPFPSSAGPGPHYLSGALPPGTYSGPAQMLQPRAPQALGHPVVALAPGPALYTPGAYTPELGLMPRSSPQHGMLSSPYGGVGPTPPAAGLPSAPPPQFSGAELAVGIRPATTTVDSVQAPISSHTAPRPNPAPAPPRPRFPGPPPQPLPVPYTYPMGAKPPLAVPPAQHHFSPGMPTGFSAPRTGPQPHPTRAVFGPQPPQQPLPLQHPHLFPPQAPGLVPPQTPYPFAPQPGVLGQPPPTLHTQLYPGPSQDPLPPHSGALPFPSPGPPQPPHPTLAYGPAPSPRPLGPQGPPLSIRGPPPASQPAPTPHLVPSPAPSPGPGPVLPRRPAAEPAVCLRRGAASADLLSSSPESQHGGAQPPGGGQPLLQPTKVDAAEGRRPQALRLIEQDPYEHPERLQQLQQELEAFRGQLGDAGALDAVWRELQDAQEHDARGRSIAIARCYSLKNRHQDVMPYDSNRVVLRSGKDDYINASRVEGLSPYCPPLVATQAPLPGTAADFWLMVHEQKVSVIVMLVSEAEMEKQKVARYFPTERGQPMVHGALSLALSSVRTTETHVERVLSLQFRDQSLKRSLVHLHFPTWPELGLPDSPSNLLHFIQEVHAHYLHQRPLHTPVVVHCSSGVGRTGAFALLYAAVQEVEAGSGIPELPQLVRRMRQQRKHMLQEKLHLRFCHEAVVKHVEQVLQRHGVLLPCKPAAGASVTQKNHLPQDSQDLVLGGDVPISSIQATIAKLSIRPPGGLDSPAAGLPGPVEPPGLLPPSLPESTQLPSSSPPPLSSPLPEAPPPEEEQPVPEVPSPGPPSSSLELLASLTPEAFSLDSSLRGKQRMSKHNFLQAHNGQGLRAARPTDDPLSLLDPLWTLNKT